The following proteins are encoded in a genomic region of Brachypodium distachyon strain Bd21 chromosome 1, Brachypodium_distachyon_v3.0, whole genome shotgun sequence:
- the LOC100825039 gene encoding cytochrome P450 94B3 → MAMAAFLLLPLFFFLGAVLVLRARRPPRPDKKAGWMQPYPLLGHLPQFLANRHRILDWMTEVLELEPTCTFLLRRPGGVRGVITANPANVEHFLRGSFDNYPKGARFASLLHDFLGRGIFNADGEAWRAQRKAASYEFNTRSLRAFVAETVHGELHGRLLPLLRRRAASASTLDLQDTLERYAFDNICRVAFDHDPRQLPDEDAQEADHDHGTASSRFADAFRDASNLSAGRFRYAVPGFWKVKRALNLGSERRLRESVAMVHGFADRIIASRREELSTGCGDKHDLLSRLMASGEDDDRYYYTEEALRDVVISFLLAGRETTSSALTWFFWLLSSRPDVRRRIRDEVAAARARRAHRSDAAAAGFDLDELREMHYVHAAITESMRLYPPVPVNTLQAQADDVLPDGTAVGAGWFVAYNSYAMGRMESVWGEDARDYRPERWLDPADNRTFRPESPFRYVAFHAGPRLCLGKEMAYIQMKSIVACVLEGFEVEVDAAYRPRQVTSLTLRMADGLPVMVKARGNK, encoded by the coding sequence ATGGCAATGGCAGCCTTTCTGTTGCTgccgctcttcttcttcctcggcgcgGTCTTGGTGCTTCGTGCCCGGAGACCCCCGAGGCCTGACAAGAAGGCGGGGTGGATGCAGCCGTACCCGCTGCTGGGCCACCTGCCGCAGTTCCTGGCGAACCGGCACCGGATCCTGGACTGGATGACCGAGGTGCTCGAGCTCGAGCCCACGTGCACGTTCCTGCTCCGCCGGCCGGGCGGCGTCCGGGGCGTGATCACCGCGAACCCGGCCAACGTGGAGCACTTCCTGCGCGGCAGCTTCGACAACTACCCCAAGGGCGCGCGCTTCGCGTCCCTGCTCCACGACTTCCTCGGCCGGGGCATCTTCAACGCCGACGGCGAGGCCTGGCGCGCGCAGCGGAAGGCCGCCAGCTACGAGTTCAACACGCGCTCGCTGCGCGCCTTCGTGGCGGAGACCGTGCACGGCGAGCTCCACGGGCGGCTCCTCCCGCTCCtgcgccgccgtgccgccaGCGCGAGCACGCTCGATCTGCAGGACACGCTCGAGCGGTACGCGTTCGACAACATCTGCCGCGTCGCCTTCGACCACGACCCACGCCAGCTCCCGGACGAGGACGCTCAAGAGGCGGATCATGATCATGGCACCGCGAGCAGCAGGTTCGCCGACGCCTTCCGCGACGCGAGCAACCTCAGCGCGGGGAGGTTCCGGTACGCCGTGCCGGGATTCTGGAAGGTGAAGAGGGCTCTTAACCTTGGGTCggagcggcggctgcgcgAGTCCGTCGCCATGGTGCACGGCTTCGCGGACCGCATCATCGCGTCGCGGCGGGAGGAGCTGAGCACGGGCTGCGGCGACAAGCACGACCTGCTGTCCAGGCTCATGGCGagcggcgaggacgacgaccgGTACTACTACACCGAGGAGGCACTCCGCGACGTGGTGATCAGCTTCCTCCTCGCGGGGCGGGAGACGACGTCCTCCGCGCTCACCTGGTTCTTCTGGCTGCTCTCCTCGCGCCCGGACGTGCGGCGCCGCATCCGGGACGAGGtcgccgcggcgcgcgcgcgccgtgcACACAGGAGCGATGCCGCGGCCGCGGGTTTCGATCTGGACGAGCTGCGAGAGATGCACTACGTGCACGCGGCCATCACGGAGTCGATGCGGCTCTACCCGCCGGTGCCCGTGAACACGCTGCAGGCGCAGGCCGACGACGTGCTGCCGGACGGGACGGCGGTCGGGGCGGGGTGGTTCGTGGCGTACAACTCGTACGCGATGGGGCGGATGGAGTCCGTTTGGGGCGAGGACGCGCGGGATTACCGGCCTGAGCGGTGGCTGGACCCGGCGGATAATAGGACGTTCCGGCCGGAGAGCCCGTTCCGGTACGTGGCGTTCCACGCGGGGCCGAGGCTCTGCCTCGGGAAGGAGATGGCCTACATCCAGATGAAGTCTATCGTGGCGTGCGTGCTGGAGGGATTcgaggtggaggtggacgCCGCGTACCGGCCGCGGCAGGTCACGTCGCTGACGCTGCGCATGGCCGACGGGCTCCCGGTCATGGTGAAGGCTAGAGGGAATAAATAA